GGGGCCATAGAATCGATTCAAAGAACATGGCTGCTAGACTCCCCGGCGGATCGGAGCCCGGGGCTCGCGGAATGGAACCACCGCGCCTCCGGCCCGTACAGTGCTCATGAGCCAGGATTCAACTTCTCATCCGGACACCCTCGCTCCCGCGCCCCATTCCGGCGAAGCCCCATCGCCGGACCAGCCCTCCTTGCGGCGATTGGCTCTGGAGCTGCTCTTCGCCTCTTTCGTGGTCCTGTTCCAGGAGCTGGCCCTGATCCGCTGGCTACCCAGCCAGGTGCGGGTTCTGGCCTATTTCCCCAACCTGATCCTGCTCAGCGCTTTTCTCGGTCTCGGCCTGGGGAGCTTGCGCACCGGCAAGCGCTCGCTCCTCGTCCTGTGGCCCGTCTCCCTGGTGGTGCTGGTGGCGGCAGCGCTGGCTCTGGGGCAGGTGGTGTTCACCGAAAGCTCCGGCGCTGAGCATCTGTGGCTGCTCTACTACGACCTGCCGGAGGACGCGCCGGTGGTCTCCGGGGTGCGGCTGCCGATCCTCGCCGCGTTCATCCTCAGCGCCTTCACCTTCATCCCCCTGGGCCAGGTCGTGGGCGAGCGGCTACAGGCCTTCCGCCGCCGCTCCAGCGCCTTGTGGGGTTATAGCTGGGATATCGCCGGCTCGCTGCTGGGAGTGCTGGCCTTCACCGCCGCCGGCTTCCTGGGCACCTTCCCGGCGGTCTGGTTCGGCACCTTCCTGGTGGTGGGAACCCTCTTTTTCCTCCGCCGCCGAGGATGGGCCACAGTTCTCTATGCAGCGGTAGCGCTGGCGGTCATCGCCAGCATCGCGTTGGCGGAGCGCAACGAGGTCTACAGCCCCTACTACGCCATCCGCAGCGAGGTCGGCGGCGACCTCCACGGCGTGCGGGTCCTGACCAACGGCTCGCTGCACCAATACGGCATCGGCCTGCAGCGCTCCGACCCGGTGCTCAGCGAGCGCCACGGCCTCACCCGGGAGGGCTACCACCTGCCCTTCCGGCTCCTCGACCGCCCGCCGCGGCGTGCCCTGGTCCTCGGCGCCGGCACCGGCAACGACGTCTCGGTGCTGCTGGACGAGGGTGCGGAGCACGTCGACGCGGTGGAGATCGACCCGGCGATCCTCGAGCTCGGCCGCCGCGAGCACCCCGACGACCCCTACGGCTCGCCGCGGGTGACGGTCTACAACACCGACGCCCGTTCGTTCCTGGACAAGGCCTCCCCGGACGAGCCCTACGACCTCATCGTCTTCGGCACCCTCGACTCCATGACCCGGCTGTCGGCGCTGTCCAACGTGCGGCTGGACAATTTCGTCTACACCCGCGAATGTCTGGAGGCGGCCCGGGCGCTGCTCTCCGAGGACGGCGGGTTGGTGATGTATTTCATGGTCTCCGAGGACTACATCCTCGACCGCCTTACCGCTCTCCACCTGCTGACCTTCGATCAATACCCGTTCCGGGTGGAGCGCCACTTCGGCCTCTTCAACACGCTGCTCATGTCCGGCCCGGCCTTCGCCGACTACGGCCAGGAGCCGCGGCAGGAGCTGGCGGAGACCTTCCGTAGCGAGACCCTGCCGCACCTCGAGGTGCCCACCGACGACTGGCCCTTCCTCTATCTGCGGGAGCGCTCCATCGGCGGCTTCTACCTCAGCCTCATGGGGCTGCTCTTGCTGGTCTCCTTCGCCGCCGTGGCCGCCGCCTCGCCGGAGATGCGCCACTCTCTGCTGCGACGCGGGGGCGTCGACTGGGAGATGTTCCTCTTCGGTGTCGGCTTCATGCTGCTCCAAACCCGCTCCGTCACCGCCCTCAACCTCCTATGGGGTGCCACCTGGCTGACCAGCGCGGTGGTCTTCGGCTCGATCCTGCTGATGATCCTCTTGGCCACGGTCCTGACCCAGCTCCGCCCCCTGCCCTGGAAAGTCGGCATCGCGGGCCTGGTGGTGACTCTCGTTCTGGCCTTTGCCGTGCCGGTGGATGCCCTTCTCGCCCTCAGCGGAGCCGGTCGGGTGATGGGCTCGGTGCTGGTGGTGGGGGCCCCCATCTTCTTCGCCGCGGTGTGCTTCGCCCTGCTCTTCGAGGGCCGGGATCACGCCGGCCGCGCCTTTGGCTGGAACCTGGTGGGGGCAGTGGTGGGCGGGCTGCTGGAATTCGTCTCCATGGTGGTGGGCTTCCGGGCCCTGCTGCTGGTGGCCCTGGCCATCTACCTGCTGGCCGCCGCCGCCCGCCGGAGTCGCAACCGGGGCGACTCCGCCACTCCGTCCTCCACAACCGCCGAGGCCACCTCATGACCCGCGGCAAGAAGCTCCTCTTCGCCACCGTCGCCGCCTTCCTCGCGCTGGTGCTCCTGGAAGGCCTGCTGAGCCTGCTGTGGCTGATCCCCGACTACCGGCGATTCCGCGCCGAGCAGCCCACGGCGGCGGAGTTCAAAGAAGAATCCCACTCGCGCTACGACCCGGAGCTCGGCTGGGTGCACATCCCCGGCAAGCGCATCGAAGACTTCTACGGCCCCGGCGCCCCCATCACCATCAACGACGAAGGCTTCCGCGGCGACGAGCTCTATCTGACCGGCAAGCCGCCGGGGCGCTACCGGGTGGTGTGTCTGGGGGATTCCTTCACCCTCGGCTACGGCGTCGGCGACGACGACACCTACGCGGCGGTGCTGGAACGCCTCAACCCCCGGGTGCAGGCGGTGAATATGGGGCAGGGGGGCTACTCCGTGGGCCAGGACTACCTCTGGTACCAGCGCCGCGGCGACGCCCTGGATGCGGACCTCCTGCTGGTGGCGATCATCGCCGACGACATCTGGCGCATGGCCGGCAACCGCACCGCCAACGGCTACGGCAAGCCGGTCTTCCGCCTCGATGGCGAAGAGGTGGTCGTGGAGGGCCAGCCGGTGCCGGAAAAGATCGCCACCGGCGCCCCCATCGTCGAGGGCAGCCTGCTGCTGCGCTTCCTGCTCCAGGAGAGCTCCCTGGCCCGCACCTTCGGAGTCATCCTCCCCGATCCCCCGTCCGGCCCGGAGCCGCAGGAGGCGGACGAGCTGATGGCGGTGACCCTCGCCATGCTGCGGGATCTGGAACAAGATTCCCGCCGTCAGGGCCGCGCCTTCGCCATCGTGCTCCTGCCGGAGATGCGCGAGCTCACCGAAGCCTCGGCGGTAGAGGCCTACGGCCAGGTCTCGGACATCCTCTCCCGCTTCACCACCGCCCGCCGCATCCCCTTCCTCGACCTCCGCCCCGCCTTCGCCGCCCAAGGCCCCACCGCCCGCAGCTTCTACCTCGACGAGATCTGGCACCACTACTCCCCCGCCGGCCACAGGTTCGTGGCCCAGGAGCTCAATACCTGGCTGGGAGAGGTGGTGTTGGGGTATCCGGGGTAGGGAACCTCAGACCGGATCTTCGACCGCAAGGGCGATCCTGAGGGCTCGGTCAAGGGCCACTCGTTGGAATCGGGAAAGGCTGCCAAGGAAGTCGGTGAGCACGGTCTTGGGCAGGCTCACCAGAGCATCGCAATGGATGCTGGACTCGTGCTTCAGTCCTTCTCTAGGCCCCACTTCCACCTGGGTCACGAGGCCATCGTAGCGGCTATAGACCGGAGCACAGACTACGGTGGAAAAGTTGGAGTCGATGAGGGTCTGCCGACTCACCACTACGAAGCAACGAGATTTCTTGGGGTCACCACCACCAGGGCGACGAACCCGAAAAAGATCCCCTCGCCTCACACGTCAGCCTGGAACGAAAGGATGTCTTCCATCTCGTCGTTCAGCTCCTGTGCATGACGATTGAGGATTTCCAGATCTCGCCGTTCACGGTCCGCCCGCTTGCGGCGTTCCAGATACTCCACTACCGCTTGTTCGATGATCCGAGAGCGGTTCGACCCTTGAGCCGCCAGCAGGTCCACCTCTCTCAGCACTCCCTCAGTGAGGGTTATAGAAGTCTTGCTTTTCATCCTACTTCCATCCTACTCCATCTTCATCAAGGCCGTGAGGCTTTGCAACCTCCCACTTGTCGGAAGAGAAAGAGCGAGGGCCTGCAACAAGCCCAGATACACCAAGCCCCCGCCTCTCAACCCGGAATCTCCGAGCAAGAAGAGCGGGGGCGTTAGTGGGGCACGGCTCAGAGAGCCGCAACCTGGCTGAGCTGGTAGCTCGAAAGCTTACTCGCTCTCGGCCTCCATGCTGTCGCCTTCCATGCTGCCCTTCTTGGCCGCCTCGATGAGGGGCTCGAAGGCAGAGAGGGGCTGGGCGCCGCTGATCAGCTGGCCGTTGACGAAGAAGCCGGGGGTACCGGAAACGCCAACCTCGCCACCGAGGGCCATGTCGGCGTCGACCACCGCGGCGGCGGCCTTGTAGGCGTCCGACTCCTCGTTGGTGGCGCACTCGGACCACACGTCCATGTCGATGCCGCTGTCGGCCAGGAGCTCACGGCTCTTGTCGAGGACGTTCTCCGGGGTGATCTGCTTCTGGTCAGCGAAGTAGCCGTCGTGGAGGGTCCAGAAGGCCTCGTCCTCGAGCTCGCCGGCGCAGTGGGCGGCGATGGCGGCGGGCTTGGCCCAGGGGTGGAAGCCCAGGGGGAAGTGCATGAAGGCGACCTTCACGTCGTCACCGTACTTCTCCAGGATCTCTTCGACGGTGTTGGCGCCGCGGGCGCAGAAGGGGCACTGGAAGTCGGAGAACTCGACGATGGTCACCGCAGCGTCCGGGTTGCCCAGCATGGGCCGGCCGGCGACGGCTTCTTCGAGGCGCTTGGCGGTGTCTTCAGCCTTGCGCATCTCTTCGGCAGCACGCTCCGCCATCTCCGCCTCGATCTCCTCGGAGGAACGGCTGACGTCCAGGGGCTGGCCGTTGACCAGGTAGAGCTTGGTGTCGTCGCTGGAGACCAGGAAGGTCTGGGTCTGAGGGCCGCGCTGGCCGGTGAGGGTGAAGCTACCTTCGTCCAGTCCCTCGTACCCGCTGGCCTTGAGATCGCCCATGGTGGCGTTCATGGCATCCAGCTGGGGGAACTGAAGCTTGAGGTTGGCCAGGATCTTGGCCTTGCGCGCGTCCGAGTTGTCGGTCTCGGCGAGGGTGGTCAGGCCACCGAGGGCCAAACAGGCCACCAGAAGGCCGAGGGTCAGGTTGCGTAGGGTCAGATGGTTCTTGAACATTGGAAACTCCGTCTCTCCGTGGGTCGAGAAGATAGGTCTGCGGGACTGGGCTTGATCGAGAGCGCGTGGAGAAAATCGCGTCGTGCCGGACTTTCGCGACGGGCTCTTAAGCCTCACATCAATTCCGTGAGTGTCTCCGAAAGGGTCGGGACCCGTCAAGCCGGCCCTATCCTAGCAGGAATGGGCTTCTCGCCGCTCAGACTGCCGATTTGCGCCCGTTTCGAGCTCTCAAAACTCACTCCCCAAAGAGCTCCGCCGCCCGGCCGGCGGCGTAGCGGATGGCCTGCTCGACGTCTTCGGGCTCGAGATCGGGGAAGGCTTCGAGCACCGCGGGGATGCTCTGGCGGGCGGCGAGGACCTGCATCACCTGGTTGACGGTGACCTCCGAGCCGCGGATGTGGGGGCGGCCGTCGCAGGCCTTGGGGTCGGCGACGATGCGGTCGAGGGCTGGAGGTTGGTCGCTCATGGTGGATGCCTCCTAGCCGTCCCTCAGGGGCCGGCCGGCCTGGAGCTCGGTGCGGTGGGCCTCGATGGCGGCGGCGAGATCCGGGCGGCCGCCGGCCTGGGCCAAGTCCGCGGCCTGGGTTGCGGCGGCCACCGCGTCCTCGAAACGGCCGACCTCGCCGTAGGCGGCGGCGAGGGTGTCGAGGGCGATGGGATCCCGGCTGCCGGTGGCGTCCCGGGCCGATTCCGCGAGCTTCACCGCCTTGGCGCCGTTGCGAATCTCGGCGTCCGGATGGGTCGCATAGATCCACGCCAGGCTGGTAGCCAGGGACGGGGATTCGGGGCGCAGCTCCAGCGCTTGCTCATAGTAGCGCAGCGCCTCCGCCAGCTGCTCCGACCCCGCCAGCGCCTTGGCCAGGTTGATGTGGGCTTCCGGATCGTCGGGGCGCAGGCGCACCACCTCCCGGAACACCGGTACCGCCTCCGCGGATCGTCCCTGGCGGGCCAGCACCACCCCTAGTTGGGCCTGAGCCCGGGCATAGTCGGGATCCAGCCGCACCGCCGACTTCAGGTGCGACTCGGCCTCTTCCAACTGCTCTGCTTGCAGGTAGGCCATGCCGAGGTTGAAGTGGGCGTCGCGGTAGTCGGGACGCAGCTCCAGGGCGCGCTGGAAGGCGGCCAAGCCTTCCTCCCGCTGTCCTAGCTGCCAGCGGGCCACCGCCAGGCCGTTGTGAGCCTCCGCCCGTTCCGGCGCGAGCTCCAGCGACCGCTCGAAACGTTCCGCGGCTTCCTCGAAGCGGCCGGTCTGGAGCAGGGCGTTGCCGTAGTTGACCAGGGTCTTGGCGTTGTCGGGCTCGATCTCCAGCGACTTCTCATATTGCTCCACCGCCAGATCCAGCTGTCCGCGCTGGGCCAAAGCGATGCCCAGGTTGGTGTAGACGGAGTCGTTGGGAGAGATCTCCAACGCGCTGGAGAAGTAGCCGATGGCCTCGTTGGTCCGATCCGCCGCCAGCAGCGCCGCACCGTAGTTGTTGAGGGCGCGGGCGTTGCCGGGGCGCTTCTCCACCGTGTCGCCGAGGATGGAGAGGGCGGTGCGGTAGTCAGCGTTGCGCTCCACGGCGGCGAAGGCGAAGACGCCGGCGACCGCGGCCAGGACGACGCCCAACACCGTCGCCGCCGTCCGCGGCGGCAGCCCCCGCTCTCCCTGATGCCAGCCGAAGCGCCGGGTCAGCAAGCCGTAGCCACCCACCACCACCAGCACCACCAGCGCCGCCAGGGGCAGGTACATCCGCCGCTCCGCTGCCACCTCGGTGGCGATGACCAGGACGCTGGAAGTGGGGGCCAGGATCAGGAAGAAGCAGGCGCCGAGGAATGCCCATCCGCGACCACGAACGATGCCCCAGACGACCAACGCGACCAGCGCCGTCACCAGCAGCAGCTGCGGCGCCACCGACAAAAAGCTCTCGGCGATGGGCCAGTCGTCATAGTCGAGCACCAGCGGCGAGGGCCAAAACGCCAGCCGCAGGTAGTGAACGAGGACCCCGGCCTGGGTGAGCAGATAGTCGAAGGGGCCGATACCGGAGGCTCCGAAACCAACGGACGTGCCACGGCCGCCGCCGGTGAGCACCGCCACCACCAGCACCAACCAGGTGGCGGCAAGGCCGCCGTAGTAGCCGGCGCGCTCCCTCAGCGCCCCGGCGAAAGAGCCGGAGACGAAAAGGCGATCGAAGAGCAGCACCGCCAGCGGCGCCGAGACCATCACCTCTTTGCTCCCCATACCGAGGGCGCAGGCCGCCACCGAAGCGGCAAACCAACGGCCGCGATGCTCCGTTGCGCTCACGGCCCGCACAAAGAAGTAGAGGGTGAGGAGGTAGAAGAGTCCCATCAGGAGCTCGGTGCGCTGGACGACGTACGTGACGCTCTCGGTGACCAGCGGGTGAACTCCCCACAGCAGCGCGCTGGCCCCGGCGAGCCAGGGCGCGGCGGCGCCAAAACGGTCTCGGAGCCCATCGAGCTCGAGGGTACGACGCACCAGCCCCAACAAGGTCAACACCGCCAGCAGATGGAGCAGGACGTTGAAGACGTGGTAGCCGGTGACCGACAGACCGCCCAGGGCGAAATTGACCGCGAAGCTGAGACTCGCCACCGGGCGGCCGGCGAGGGGAGTATCGGCGGGAGTTGCCAGCGGCGCCCAGGGCGGCCACAGGGAACGGATGGAGGTGTTCTCCACCAACGCGTGCTCGTCGTCGAAGATGAACGGCCCGGAGAGCGAGCCGGCATAGACGGCGATCACCGCCAGCGCCACCGCCAGCAGATGCATCCAGCGGGTCGAGGAGCTCGCCCCGGAGGACGCCGCTGGAGCGGATCCGGATTCGGCCTGCGGAGCCTCCGCGGCTTCAGGCTGCAGCTCGGTATCGCCAGTTTCAGATGGATCAGTCATGCGCTTGCTCCCGCTTCGTCATCATCAGATTCCCCGCCCTGCTCGCGATCCCGACGTTCTCAGTACCGAAGTTCTCACCGTCCGGAGAGTCTCACCGCGTCCCGAGGCGCTCCAGCGCCGCCCGTGCCGGCTCCAACCCCGGCGCCAGCTCCAGCGCCCGAGCGTAGCGCGTCCGCGCGTCCTCCGGGCGCCCCAGCCGTTCGAGGGTCTGGCCCAAGAGGAATTGCCCCCGCGGCTCCGACGGGTTGAGCTCCACCCCGCGCTGGAGATGCCTCAAGGCCTCTGCCGGTCGATCCAGGGCCGCCAACAGCACGCCGTAGTTGAGCTGCGCCGCCGGGTCCTCGGGCCGCAGCCGCACCCCCTCGGCGTAGTGCAGCAGCGCTTCCTCCAGCCGGCCCTCCTGGGCCAGGGCAGCTCCCAGGTTGACGTGGGCCTCCCCGGACTCCGGATCCAGGGCCAGCGCCTGGCGTAGCGGCTCCACCGACTCCGCCGTTCGCCCCATGGCCAACAGGGTAGTGCCCAGAGCGTAATACGCCGCCGCGCCGTCGGGGTTCAGCTCCAGCGCCTCACGATAGGTCGTCACCGCCTCGTCGCCACGGCCGGCGTCCGCCAGGCTGTGGGCCAGCCCCAGGCGCAGCTCGTAGGTGTCGATGCCTTCTTCCAGTCCCTGGCGGTAGACCGCCTGAGCTTCCACCGCCGAACCCTGGGCGCGCAGCAGCCGGCCCAGATTGACGTAGACCTGGGCCAGATCCGGTCGATGCTTCAAAGCTTCCCGATAGGCCCGGATGGCCGGCTCCGGACCGCCGAGATCGGCGAGGGTGTTGCCGAGATTGAAGTAGGCCTCACCGTACTCCGGGTCGATCTCGATGGCCCGCTGATACCACTCCAGGGCCTGCTGCGGCTGGCCCCGCCGCTGCAGGGCCGTGGCCATCCCCATGTGGGCGATGGGCGAGGCCGGGTTGGTCTTCGCCCACTGCTCGGCGAAGGCCAGGTCGTCGCGGAAATACACCCCCCGGTGGAAGCTCACCGCCGCCGCCGCCAGGACCAGCACCAAGCCCACCACCACCGTCCAGCGCCGCACCGATGTTGACTCCCACCGCCGGGACAGCACCGCCGCCGCCAAGGACAGCACGCCGAAAGCCCCCAGGTAGACATAGCGCTCGGAAAACTTTGCTTCCTGCACCAGCACGTTGGCGGTGGGCAGCTGAGTGAGGAAGAACCAGGCGGCGCAGAAGAGCAGCAGGCGCAGCGAATCGCTCCCCGGGCTGCCCTCCGGGAGGTCCCCCTGCCGGCGAGCCCAACGCCATGCTGCCCACACCAAGAGCCCCGTGAGAGTCAGCGCCAACCCCAGCCGCAAGAGCGACCACCACACCGCCAGCGGCGGCTCGTAGTGCAGTGCAGCGAAGGGGACGAAGACGGATTGCAGGCCGAAGAGGAAGGAAACCACCGGCCCCAGGGGCTCGCTGAACACCGACCAGCGGAACTCGGCGCCGGCGAAGAGGGCCTGGCGGACGGCGAAGTAGCCCAC
This window of the Acidobacteriota bacterium genome carries:
- a CDS encoding DsbA family protein, with translation MFKNHLTLRNLTLGLLVACLALGGLTTLAETDNSDARKAKILANLKLQFPQLDAMNATMGDLKASGYEGLDEGSFTLTGQRGPQTQTFLVSSDDTKLYLVNGQPLDVSRSSEEIEAEMAERAAEEMRKAEDTAKRLEEAVAGRPMLGNPDAAVTIVEFSDFQCPFCARGANTVEEILEKYGDDVKVAFMHFPLGFHPWAKPAAIAAHCAGELEDEAFWTLHDGYFADQKQITPENVLDKSRELLADSGIDMDVWSECATNEESDAYKAAAAVVDADMALGGEVGVSGTPGFFVNGQLISGAQPLSAFEPLIEAAKKGSMEGDSMEAESE
- a CDS encoding ribbon-helix-helix protein, CopG family translates to MKSKTSITLTEGVLREVDLLAAQGSNRSRIIEQAVVEYLERRKRADRERRDLEILNRHAQELNDEMEDILSFQADV
- a CDS encoding tetratricopeptide repeat protein, which gives rise to MTDPSETGDTELQPEAAEAPQAESGSAPAASSGASSSTRWMHLLAVALAVIAVYAGSLSGPFIFDDEHALVENTSIRSLWPPWAPLATPADTPLAGRPVASLSFAVNFALGGLSVTGYHVFNVLLHLLAVLTLLGLVRRTLELDGLRDRFGAAAPWLAGASALLWGVHPLVTESVTYVVQRTELLMGLFYLLTLYFFVRAVSATEHRGRWFAASVAACALGMGSKEVMVSAPLAVLLFDRLFVSGSFAGALRERAGYYGGLAATWLVLVVAVLTGGGRGTSVGFGASGIGPFDYLLTQAGVLVHYLRLAFWPSPLVLDYDDWPIAESFLSVAPQLLLVTALVALVVWGIVRGRGWAFLGACFFLILAPTSSVLVIATEVAAERRMYLPLAALVVLVVVGGYGLLTRRFGWHQGERGLPPRTAATVLGVVLAAVAGVFAFAAVERNADYRTALSILGDTVEKRPGNARALNNYGAALLAADRTNEAIGYFSSALEISPNDSVYTNLGIALAQRGQLDLAVEQYEKSLEIEPDNAKTLVNYGNALLQTGRFEEAAERFERSLELAPERAEAHNGLAVARWQLGQREEGLAAFQRALELRPDYRDAHFNLGMAYLQAEQLEEAESHLKSAVRLDPDYARAQAQLGVVLARQGRSAEAVPVFREVVRLRPDDPEAHINLAKALAGSEQLAEALRYYEQALELRPESPSLATSLAWIYATHPDAEIRNGAKAVKLAESARDATGSRDPIALDTLAAAYGEVGRFEDAVAAATQAADLAQAGGRPDLAAAIEAHRTELQAGRPLRDG
- a CDS encoding SGNH/GDSL hydrolase family protein; amino-acid sequence: MTRGKKLLFATVAAFLALVLLEGLLSLLWLIPDYRRFRAEQPTAAEFKEESHSRYDPELGWVHIPGKRIEDFYGPGAPITINDEGFRGDELYLTGKPPGRYRVVCLGDSFTLGYGVGDDDTYAAVLERLNPRVQAVNMGQGGYSVGQDYLWYQRRGDALDADLLLVAIIADDIWRMAGNRTANGYGKPVFRLDGEEVVVEGQPVPEKIATGAPIVEGSLLLRFLLQESSLARTFGVILPDPPSGPEPQEADELMAVTLAMLRDLEQDSRRQGRAFAIVLLPEMRELTEASAVEAYGQVSDILSRFTTARRIPFLDLRPAFAAQGPTARSFYLDEIWHHYSPAGHRFVAQELNTWLGEVVLGYPG
- a CDS encoding type II toxin-antitoxin system PemK/MazF family toxin, which produces MRRGDLFRVRRPGGGDPKKSRCFVVVSRQTLIDSNFSTVVCAPVYSRYDGLVTQVEVGPREGLKHESSIHCDALVSLPKTVLTDFLGSLSRFQRVALDRALRIALAVEDPV
- a CDS encoding DUF433 domain-containing protein; amino-acid sequence: MSDQPPALDRIVADPKACDGRPHIRGSEVTVNQVMQVLAARQSIPAVLEAFPDLEPEDVEQAIRYAAGRAAELFGE
- a CDS encoding tetratricopeptide repeat protein — protein: MIPVVFSLAALYTFLRDGRGWTLAAVLTFAGALFSKEQAVVLPPLFLLAEWLGLAERVPDPAGRRRRWLRWAGLALVVVGYFAVRQALFAGAEFRWSVFSEPLGPVVSFLFGLQSVFVPFAALHYEPPLAVWWSLLRLGLALTLTGLLVWAAWRWARRQGDLPEGSPGSDSLRLLLFCAAWFFLTQLPTANVLVQEAKFSERYVYLGAFGVLSLAAAVLSRRWESTSVRRWTVVVGLVLVLAAAAVSFHRGVYFRDDLAFAEQWAKTNPASPIAHMGMATALQRRGQPQQALEWYQRAIEIDPEYGEAYFNLGNTLADLGGPEPAIRAYREALKHRPDLAQVYVNLGRLLRAQGSAVEAQAVYRQGLEEGIDTYELRLGLAHSLADAGRGDEAVTTYREALELNPDGAAAYYALGTTLLAMGRTAESVEPLRQALALDPESGEAHVNLGAALAQEGRLEEALLHYAEGVRLRPEDPAAQLNYGVLLAALDRPAEALRHLQRGVELNPSEPRGQFLLGQTLERLGRPEDARTRYARALELAPGLEPARAALERLGTR